A DNA window from Turicibacter sp. TJ11 contains the following coding sequences:
- the sspI gene encoding small acid-soluble spore protein SspI, with amino-acid sequence MNFDLRKAVMANLDDSNYDEIRETIIDAIESGEEKTLPGLGVIFEILWNGSNDSEKETIVSRVTECLKPKAS; translated from the coding sequence ATGAACTTTGATTTAAGAAAAGCAGTTATGGCAAATCTTGATGATTCAAACTACGATGAAATTCGTGAAACAATTATTGACGCAATCGAATCAGGTGAGGAAAAAACGCTTCCTGGACTTGGAGTCATTTTTGAAATTCTTTGGAATGGAAGTAACGATTCTGAAAAAGAAACGATTGTCTCACGTGTCACTGAGTGCTTAAAACCTAAAGCGTCATAA